The Bombina bombina isolate aBomBom1 chromosome 12, aBomBom1.pri, whole genome shotgun sequence sequence ggtggatgaatttatccaccaatcagcaagaacaacccaggttgttcaccaaaattggtctggcatctaaacttacatttttgcatttcaaataaagataccaagagaatgaagaaaatgtgataataggagtaaattagaacgttgcttaaaatgtcatgctctatctgaatcacaaaagaaaaaatataacactAGCAATAAATGTTTATcaaaaattaattatataatattgcacctcatattTAAAGCAGGGTTAATTTGGTTACATTTTACTACATTTACTCCGAGAATCAGGATTGTATCACAGATCAAGTtataagagaaaacaacaaataaattcAGTTTTGTGCCGTTTCAGCACCTTGGAGAGGGCATTAAAGAAACGAATGAAGGTTGGAACTCTATAATGTTTGTATGCGATGAGTGCAATGGTTCTTTTTCGCCAAATCTCTGGGtaacattttattttcctatttagcTGGGATCTACTAGATCTATTGAAGCAACTGTTATAGCTGAAGAATCAATccaatacatttattatgtttcagaatgcaaactagataaggggtccatatatatatatatatatagtgtatctaATGTTTTTTTCTACAGAAATCCAACATTTAAATGCTTCTATCTATGGTAGTTTAGAAGATACATTATTTGATAAAATGTGGGGTTCTATAAGCACACACCTATTGGCTGAGTAATAGAAAGTGCTCAGTTAACTTATTACATTCCACTTATTATTTTAATTCTGCttaaatattttgatttattttaaatgtatggtACTCACCTCATCGCTTTCATTGGAGACAGCTCCATCCACGGTAGGTATACCGGTAATACTGCTTGGGGTACCGCTACAGCGCTCATTGGGAACGTTGTTTGGCCCAGTAAAAGGCTCATTCCCTTGTGTGCTGGAGGAACTACTGTTAGTGCTACTACACCGACTGTTATCCAAGCTTGAGATCCCACTCTCACATGAGGAGTTGGGGCTTTGGTTGGAGGTACCTTGGTAATTTTGTGGAGTCCCTGACACAGTTACAAATCCAGGGAAAGTTTGGCTAGGCAGAGGGTTGCTTGATGTTGGGTTTCCACTAGTAGCGATGCCAGGCCAGAAGGTGTTCCAGGGGTGGCTGTAGTATGGTCCGGATGGTAGGTTGGATGGGGGGGTATATTTGGACTCCGGAGACTCTGTTTTCACTTCTGCGTCGAGAGCTCTTTTTATATATCTTCGATTGTCCCCTGAGTTGGAGATAATCCCCCTAACCAATTGCCCCGCGCTTTGGTTGTCTGTCTGGTTACCATGGTCAAGCGACGGCAAGGTGTTCCACTGGATTACCTGAGATGAGCTCTCTCCCGTAGATTGAGACCCCAATTCTCCATATTCGGATTTCATTGGGGCGAAAGGAAAAAATGTTTGTCCGGGGATGCCAGGATAAGTTGCAATGTTGAATTGGTGGTTACCATCTTGGATGAGTCCTGCTCCATGAGCAAACGCAGGGAATGGTTGCTGGCTGTACATTGTTTGAAGAGTCTGGTTGACTATGGATCTCTTTTGAGATTGATCTTCAACACAGTCACCGATCAAGAGCCACCCATATCATAAAATAAGAAAATTGCGTTCAGAGTGGACACCTTGAGTGGAGAAGACCGTTTTGAAGATTTTAGGTGCTCTGTAAAAGTTCAAGTAGAAGAAAGTTGTAAATCATAAAACCTCTGATTCAGTGATAGGCGACACTCAATGAGCTAGGGAGGTATTAGTCTACCAAAGTCTCTGCAAACATTACCTCTTCACTAAAGTAAGAGTGCATTTTACAATGGGGGTCAGGTTGAAAAGCTCCTCCTCCAATGGGATCTACAAACACCCTGAGGTGTCTATGGAAATTGACCTTCACAGCTATTGGACCATTTTAAATAAAAGGCTCCCCACGGGTCACCATGATGAGAGTGTGTGGCGGTGGGGGAGGGGCAAACTGTAAATTTTGTTGTAACCAGTTTAATCCTTTTGAACCTGCATCAATTTCTATGAAACTTGGAAAATAGATTTAAGAAATAATGTTAAAGTCTACTGTTATTTTTGCACATatagtttaaaatatattacatttttaagacATTCCAgtcctaaattattattatttttgtatgctGGTAAAGGTATATCCATATCCCTACCTTTCAATTTGTTTTCAAACTTTAGATATTTGCTGCACTTTTATGTTCATATAGAAAATTAGCAAGTCCCAATAAATTACTTTTTAAGGTGTTAATATtaacacaaaaattaaataaaaccccagTTGGACACTTTAACAGCTATCTTAACCCAGATTTTGTTTTTCAAGCTATTAGATGCAATAAACCAATTAGTACACATGTATTTTTCAGTTTTCCTGCAACCTCTACATATTTGTCTATGTAATATTTAGAGATTGTGTCTCACAAGGATCTGTTAAAGTAAATATCATTACAATCACTGACACCCCACAGGTTCATGGTTGCTtaaacacaaatgttttttttccctacttctagtgcgtctataAATTATTCTAAATTACAGTAATTGAATGTTCAACAtctatttaaacacaacaaaaatacaaagtTTCAATTGTGTCTTTTATCATACAGCTGCaactagtatttaaagggacactgaacccacatttttttctttcgtgattcatatagagcatgcaattttaagcaactttctaatttacaccgattatcaatttttcttcgttctcttgctttctttatttgaaaaagatagcatctaagcaattttttggttcagaaacatggaaagcacttgtttattggtgggtgaatttatccaccaatcggcaagaacaactaagtttgttcaccaaaaatgggccggcatctaaactttcattcttgcatttcaaataaagatactaagagattgaagacaatttgataatagtagtcaattagaaagttgcttaaaattgcatgctccatctgaatcaaaaaagaaaaaaattgcgttcagtgtccctttaagggacataacccccacattttttaattttataattcagagcataccattttaaaaaaacaactttccaaattatgtttatcatcaaatttgcttcactcttttggtatcctttgttaaaggagcagcaatggactactgggagctagctgaacacaccaggccagacaatgacaagaggcatatatgtgtagccaccaatatcaGCAGCTGGCttacagtagtgtattgctacttctgagcctacctatatatgcttttcaacaaaggctaccaattaaataaattgaattagataatagaattggaaatgtgtttacatTGTTATGCTCTTTCTTAATCTGAAAGACAaataactattttactgtgatagcTCTGGGTATTTGAAAAGTCTATGAGGATATGAGGGCTGTATACAAACAGAACAAATCTTGTGATAAGGAATATGCACATTATGTTGGATGCATTATTATACGTTTGCTTTTCTCTAAAGTCAAGTCAGATATTTTTGTCATACAGATAGTGAACCACAGATTGTTGAGGCGTGCAGATAAGAGATTATATTACAGCTAATTAATGCTATTTCCTCTTTTTCAAATCTTGAAATAATTATCATAGAATTGGAGTGAATTTGCCATTAGGGAATATAAAGCAGTTAGTTACTGCCATATAAGTGAGGCAGCTTATAATCAAGATTGTTGGTtgcatggggggaggggggggggtctgaTCTCTAGTTGTGGGACTAAAATCAAATGCATGGTCCCTGTAGCCCAAATTGTGTTAGATGAGAACTTTAAAGAAACTGGAcaatcaaagttaaagggacagtctaagccaaaataaactttcaggattcagatagagcatgtcattttaaacaattttccaatttactttaatcaccaattttgctttgttctcttggtattcttagttgaaagcttaacctaggaggttcatatgctaatttcttagaccttgaaggccacctcttttcagaatgcattttaacagtttttcaccactagagggtgttagttcacgtatttcatatagctaacacagtgctcgtgcacgtgaagttatctgggagcaggcactgattggctagactgcaagtctgtcaaaagaactgaaataaaggggcagtttgcagaggcttcgatacaagataatcacagaggttaaaggtatattattataactgtgtttgttatgcaaaactggggaatgggtaataaagggattatctatcttttaaacaataaaaattctggtgtagactgtccctttaaactttcatgattcagatagaccatggaaTCTTAAACACAGgtccaatttacttattattaatttgcttcgttctcttgatatgatttgtttaaaatcatacctagatatgctcaggaacagcaattcactactgaaaGCTACTTGCTGaatgattggtggctgaatgtaaCGGCCTCTTGTCATTCttcccagtgtgttcagctaactcctagtagcattgctgctccttcaacaaaagttaCCCGGAGAATGAAAtgcattgataatggaagtaaattggaaagcagtttaaaaAGGTATGTTCTATTTTTTGAAAGtaaatattgggtttaatgtccctttaaatatgtgtccaGTGTGATACTCCCCCCCCACCATTAAGCCATCTATATATGTAATTGACACTACAGGTCCCCATCTTGACAGTTAAATGCTAAGTAATACACAGGGCCGGCTCAacaatgggaccaagtgggtccaaaggacccaggcagcacttcagTGAGCAACAGTCAGACCCAGATCACTCCTCTCCTCTGTCTCTGTGGGGTAAATCACAGACTCCCAACAGTATAACCGTATAATGCAGAAAGGCACAGAACTGGTTAGGGGTGACATTCAATGtggggacaagtgcatctcttccgaAACTTCTTTCCTACTTATAGCACAATTGTGCATAAtaattggttgcatgcaggtaggcaggcttagtaaggtcagcagtcaggctagtaggttgatatgctaatcagtaactTCTCAGGAGAGCCAGTtcattctcagacccaggcagcacaatatcctgAGCCAGCCCTGGTAATATAACATATCAGATGTCTCCTGAAACTCTCATTACGCCAACAATATGGCCAAGCAAGTACTTAAGTCAGATATTTGACCTCTGTTGCCCCAAATTTTAGTTTCATACCcaagtgagacctcagatcagaccggGTATGATGATGTCTGCATCTCATTGTTCATCTTCCTGGAGACGCCGCCCTATCTAAGGACTAGACGATGAGTGGAactctaattattgctcccacttgCACGCTAACTGTGCTCGACTTTGGATTTTTGCATGCATTGGAtaccacgtgtattacaagttcaaagtaaaaagtgttcgcttgcgcactaacccaacgagcgcaatataactaagttacaaaatcgCGTTTGTGTTAACGTATTGTACCATAGACTTTATGGAGAgcgaaaagttgaaaaaaacaccctattcacatgcaaacccgatcgcattttctcaagtatgctaacccaacatgaaatatgaatatttcactttctaatgttcgtcacatagaagaatatgttttatttattcacaaatacatctttctatatatacacagtatatatctgtttttggtaatatatatatatatataaaatattatatataggtattggaaTATTCAGATATATATGTAGGCATATTAATACTTATGAAATTTCTCCAtgttagaacattggaatgttaaatatttacagtttaaacacagtataacattttactaaatatgaatattgtttaaacatgcttctaaatgttttaagctacttgactgcaaagggctccaatggactgatatatgtctatatatgtatacatatgtgtttatgcgtctgtgttttacagtatatttacagtacatatatcaCATTACAATGTTCCTTCACAggacaatatcatttttattcttatatatttctctatataggtgtatatctattcctaaagatatataggtatagatatgtattttacatgaacagtattatatatatatttaataataaaaagtagattattttctatgtcaagaacataggaatgcaaaatgTGTTTAGTGCATTTACGTTCCACGATTTAGATCTTAACGCATGAAAAATTAGTATTCTTAAGGtgctttattaaaatattacataaaaaatatttttaaaaaaattaataaacgttattaaatatatagaaacatatggattatttataattttttttacagtatgtttaataatcagTGTCATTataggtgtaactgtacttttaaatgtatttttttattttatttgtgctaCTTTTTATTAGAgcggaacagttaaccagagttttgacgTTGTGGTAGCCCAACGTGCGTTTAATTTAATTGCTCTCaatcaaacacgtttactttcaacttgtaaaacgtgcACTAATTCAGACGCAAGCAAAAAcccgcaataaacccgatatcactcGCACACACAACTGTTAGCGTAATCTATCCCTAAGGTGGATCTTGGATACCTTCTGCATTGCGGGTAGGGAAGGAGACCTTATTACTCTCGACCATAGAAATATTTAAGAAGTCCCCTCATTTAAAAAAGCAATGTCCCACCATTTAAATAAAGGTTTCCATGTCAATATATTGTCATAGTAATATAATATATCATATAACAATCACTAACCTAATTTTGTTGTGTTGCTGATTGATTGCAGGACTCATAGAACCCATGTTTTTAGGTGAATGGATGGTTTGggtacaactattttatgtttattgttttgtttttttttgataaaaaaaaaatataatatatatatatatatatatatatatatatataatttttttgttgttgctaggaGCATAAACGTAGTTACAATTTGTTAAGCCACCCATCTAAGAAATTATAATGTTgtgtagttttaaaatgtatcCAATATTTTTATAGTAAGAGATTTTAGACCTGTTTATTtcctgtataaattgcaagatgttGCACAGTGACAAAATGAAGATATTGAATCTTGTAATTTtcaattattaaaagggacagtctacttgaaaagtgttattgtttaaaaagatagaaaatccctttattacccattccccagttttgcataaccaacactgcagacagcccccttatctcagtggtttttttttttacaaagttgcattttagccaattagtgctggttcctgcataactatTATCATTCCccacatgatatatatattgtacacctaacaaaaagtttaaatacatattTGGAAGTAAAGCCAATCagaccaaataattacacaaaacagaGTTTATTGAtaaacatccacttgcaaataaacaaaaccttttttaaccctttaaggacacagctttcagtttgctcaattgttttatgacggaaagattccgtcatatgtccttaagaggttaaatgctgcaaaaaaaatgcatgcaaaacCATCACCTAAGCTTTTATATTAACATTGGATCTTAGtcacagaatatggccatattctgcttagccagtcaccaacttacaaggtgtcccccaaaggtgactggtcctaacactgcggTCATTTGCCTTTATGGgcagaatcattcctgctttttctctctatagtagaatgagactccctggcttcaTATACAATTCCAATAGACAATcttgagtacacctgagcttgagTGGGGCGCTTAGAAGATGGCCAGTCTCCATTTTTTTATACAACAGAGGAAAAAGTGGCCCAGACTATATATACCTGAGAACTTGTATTTACTTTAGTGAAGAGATCCATAGGATCTCAGTGTTTGCTGGGTGTGTTGTTGTTAACCTTCTACTTCTCAAACTCTAGGTCCAAACAATCAGAACTGAGTTGTGTTTCTTCTTtgtttccaattaaagggacattccagtcaaaatttaaatgcacatagatttattacatctttgaatagaaacatatttacaatatacaggtattggcaaaaatgcttctagtaaaagttatcactgttttagtgttaacatattctctgcacgtgcatgtgaagcatagctagatattgtcactgcacccacattttaaatactgcagctgctcagattatcactggggcttgtatcatgtcagcaattaacaaatttaattattaccagatggtacaagcaccttaggctctctgagcaagtactgtgtttaaaatgctggtgcacgttgcatatgtaaatactcttttaaaacagctatagcttttattagaagaatttttgctaatacatgtatattacaaaaatgcttctgttcaataccgaaatacattcatgtggtttccaatttaggctggaatatccctttaaattagatgaGCCTCCATTTGAATTTGTAAAACCTCTAAAATTACTTGTacagtaaaacaaaaatatattctcATGATTAATTTTGCcccattttctaattctcagaacttgatatGTAccatgctgacttttcaaggctgaccctgctacatagctgtcaattggttttatcagataaaaactgaaaaacaattcactttatactaatttATTATGACtgggactagccttgttgtctgttgactaaagccctgattggctcctccaaaaaaatgttcctttatagggacatggaacccaaattttttatttcatgattaagatcgagaatacaattttaaacaacattccaatttacttgtattatttagcTTGCTTCATTCTTtcaatatcctttcttgaagaaatagcaatgcacatgggtgagccagtcacgcgagtcatctatgtgcagccaccaatcagcagctactaagcatatatagatgatatgctttccaacaaaggatattaagacaatgaagcaaaatagataatagaacttaattggaaagttgtttcaaattgattgctctttctaaataatgaaagaaaaaaaattgtgtttcttttCCCTAAGTGTAGCGCAAAGCCACAGAAAATCCACCTGAAACTGGTATTCAAATGGATTGGAAGGGACTTGAATTTGAAAACTCAGCAAAATAAATCATGTTAGATACTTTGTATGGCTCTTTTAATTGGTTGGAATAGACCACACAGAGTTTCTTGGTTCGTTCTCTTCCTGTTCACACTGACTGAGATTAGTTACCAAATACAGCCCAAGGCACCGGAGGAGAGATCATGTGCCTGCCG is a genomic window containing:
- the LOC128643242 gene encoding POU domain, class 5, transcription factor 1.2-like, which encodes MYSQQPFPAFAHGAGLIQDGNHQFNIATYPGIPGQTFFPFAPMKSEYGELGSQSTGESSSQVIQWNTLPSLDHGNQTDNQSAGQLVRGIISNSGDNRRYIKRALDAEVKTESPESKYTPPSNLPSGPYYSHPWNTFWPGIATSGNPTSSNPLPSQTFPGFVTVSGTPQNYQGTSNQSPNSSCESGISSLDNSRCSSTNSSSSSTQGNEPFTGPNNVPNERCSGTPSSITGIPTVDGAVSNESDEDVESNGEMELFAKELKHKRITLGFTQADVGYALGVLYGKTFSQTTICRFESLQLSMKNMCKLKPLLNDWLHEVETNADLQEVLSRGHVLPQAQKRKHRTSIENHVRRKLESYFMQCSKPSAQEMTQLARELNMDKDVIRVWFCNRRQKGKREVHPYLKDNMVESFEVVQSQNPHNAGCFSVQPIVTSQGYTATPVGTISPIYTSSFHKNEYVSQVMSHGMSMENVTS